One genomic window of Candidatus Omnitrophota bacterium includes the following:
- the argH gene encoding argininosuccinate lyase, which translates to MSSKLWGGRFSKPADALFEQFSQSLSYDWKLAAYDIEGSMAHARMLAKCRLVTAAEGRKLVEGLKALAKALDQKRLEPDSACEDVHTAIHQALRSRVGKVADKLHTARSRNDQVNLDTRLYLKHELKEILVHAQNLQKALVSAARKSGDTVLPGYTHLQRAQPVLAAHHLLAYVEMLERDKGRLQDALKRVDVLPLGSGALAGTTLAIDREFMRKALGFAKLSENSMDAVSDRDFVLEVLADLSILGLHLSRFCEDGILWVSSEFGFAALDQAYCTGSSMMPQKQNPDSLELIRGMSGRLLGAFQSLAVTVKGLPLTYNRDLQWDKLPLFESVELSKNALQILAGVAKGLRWNREVLKEVCLDESLLATDVAEYLVSKGVAFADSHRVVGVLVSNSLEQGKSISSYSVKELQKFSRAFESDISKVLSVEGALRRRNQPGSTAPAKVRASLVRWEQRLRR; encoded by the coding sequence ATGAGCAGTAAATTGTGGGGAGGCCGTTTCTCAAAACCGGCGGATGCGCTCTTTGAGCAGTTCTCCCAAAGTCTTAGCTATGACTGGAAGCTGGCTGCTTATGATATTGAGGGCTCAATGGCGCATGCCCGCATGCTTGCAAAGTGCCGTTTGGTGACTGCGGCTGAGGGCAGGAAGCTGGTGGAGGGGCTCAAGGCCTTGGCAAAAGCGCTCGATCAGAAAAGACTTGAGCCGGATTCCGCTTGCGAGGATGTGCATACCGCAATCCATCAGGCGCTCAGAAGCCGGGTGGGCAAGGTCGCGGACAAACTGCATACCGCCCGGAGTCGTAACGACCAGGTGAATTTGGATACCCGGCTTTATCTGAAGCACGAGCTCAAGGAGATCCTTGTCCATGCGCAGAATCTCCAAAAGGCCCTGGTGAGTGCGGCCCGGAAATCCGGGGATACGGTCCTGCCCGGATACACGCATTTGCAGCGGGCACAGCCTGTCTTGGCGGCGCATCATCTTCTAGCTTATGTGGAGATGCTGGAAAGGGACAAAGGGCGGCTGCAGGATGCACTCAAACGGGTGGATGTGCTGCCTTTGGGGTCCGGTGCCTTGGCGGGAACCACATTAGCGATTGACCGGGAGTTCATGCGCAAAGCTCTGGGATTTGCCAAGCTCTCCGAAAACAGCATGGACGCAGTGAGCGATAGGGACTTTGTATTGGAAGTCCTTGCAGACCTCTCGATCCTCGGCCTTCATTTGTCACGGTTTTGTGAGGACGGGATTCTTTGGGTTTCGAGTGAGTTCGGTTTTGCGGCACTGGACCAGGCTTATTGCACAGGTTCAAGCATGATGCCTCAAAAGCAAAACCCGGATTCCTTGGAACTCATCCGGGGGATGAGCGGGCGTTTGCTGGGGGCTTTTCAATCGCTTGCCGTGACGGTCAAAGGATTGCCTTTGACCTACAATCGGGATTTACAGTGGGACAAGTTGCCGCTCTTTGAATCCGTGGAATTGAGCAAGAATGCCTTGCAGATTTTGGCGGGTGTGGCCAAAGGTTTGCGGTGGAACCGGGAGGTGTTGAAAGAGGTGTGCCTCGATGAGAGCCTCTTAGCCACGGACGTGGCGGAGTATTTGGTCTCTAAGGGAGTGGCGTTCGCGGACTCCCATCGAGTGGTAGGCGTCCTGGTATCAAATAGTCTGGAGCAGGGGAAGTCCATCTCCTCTTACAGCGTGAAAGAACTCCAGAAATTTTCCAGGGCCTTTGAATCGGATATTTCGAAGGTATTAAGTGTTGAAGGAGCCCTCCGGCGGCGCAATCAACCCGGCAGCACAGCCCCGGCAAAGGTCCGGGCCAGTCTGGTGCGTTGGGAACAGCGTCTCCGCCGGTGA
- a CDS encoding argininosuccinate synthase, giving the protein MAKSKKVVLAYSGGLDTSVIVKWLALRGWEVAACLVDVGQPGDLKSLADRARGAGASKVVIKDLKRAFVKEFCFPSLKANALYEGVYPLATALARPLIAKALVDVAKQWGAKAVAHGCTGKGNDQVRFEVGIRTLGKGFEIVAPVREWEFKTREQEIEFAKVQKIPLDITKKSPYSIDENLWGVAIECGILENPWVAPPEEAFLWTRSPEDAPNRPQEISIGFSKGVPVSLDGKKEDSVNLVQTLNKLGAKHGIGRMDLVESRLVGIKSREIYEAPGATILLEAHQDLERLVLDRELLHFKQGLSVKYGELVYYGLWYSPLREALDAFVERSQENVTGVVRVRLYRGKVQVVGRQSPHSLYKEALATYGEGDVFDQKLADGFVRLWGLPYEQ; this is encoded by the coding sequence ATGGCAAAATCCAAGAAAGTGGTTCTGGCCTATTCCGGCGGTCTGGACACGTCAGTTATTGTGAAGTGGTTGGCCTTGAGAGGCTGGGAGGTTGCTGCCTGCTTAGTGGACGTGGGACAGCCGGGTGATTTGAAGAGCTTGGCGGACCGGGCCAGGGGCGCAGGCGCGAGCAAGGTGGTCATCAAGGACCTCAAGCGCGCTTTTGTGAAAGAATTTTGTTTTCCGTCTCTTAAGGCCAATGCGTTATACGAAGGTGTGTATCCTTTAGCCACTGCTTTGGCCCGGCCGTTAATTGCCAAGGCCCTGGTGGACGTGGCCAAGCAGTGGGGGGCCAAGGCCGTGGCGCACGGCTGCACAGGCAAGGGCAATGACCAAGTGCGTTTTGAGGTGGGCATCCGGACTCTGGGCAAGGGCTTTGAAATTGTCGCGCCTGTGCGCGAGTGGGAGTTTAAGACCCGGGAGCAAGAAATCGAATTTGCGAAGGTCCAGAAGATTCCTCTGGACATTACCAAGAAAAGTCCGTACAGCATTGATGAGAATTTGTGGGGTGTGGCTATTGAGTGCGGGATTTTGGAGAATCCTTGGGTTGCCCCGCCTGAGGAGGCCTTTTTATGGACGCGTTCCCCCGAGGACGCGCCCAACCGGCCGCAGGAGATCAGCATAGGCTTCTCCAAAGGGGTGCCGGTTTCTTTGGACGGAAAAAAAGAAGATTCTGTGAACTTGGTCCAGACCCTCAACAAACTCGGAGCCAAGCACGGAATCGGCCGCATGGATTTGGTGGAAAGCCGCTTGGTGGGTATCAAGTCCCGGGAGATCTATGAGGCTCCGGGCGCGACGATTCTCTTGGAAGCGCATCAGGACCTGGAGCGCCTTGTATTGGACCGGGAGCTTTTGCATTTTAAACAAGGACTTTCGGTGAAGTACGGGGAGCTCGTTTACTACGGTCTTTGGTATTCACCGCTAAGAGAGGCATTAGATGCCTTTGTGGAGAGATCCCAGGAAAACGTGACGGGTGTTGTGCGGGTGCGTTTGTACCGGGGTAAGGTTCAGGTGGTGGGCCGTCAGTCCCCACATTCCCTATATAAGGAAGCGTTGGCGACCTACGGCGAAGGGGATGTCTTTGATCAGAAACTTGCGGACGGTTTTGTCCGCTTATGGGGATTGCCCTATGAGCAGTAA
- the lysA gene encoding diaminopimelate decarboxylase, with amino-acid sequence MNEPNEQREQQDGGSEDLQKRRRRRGRRRWKNRGGSSSSGSPEESQPGALENQSSDEDPETPGGQEAEGQIQQGEVAVQEVQEETAETISPAVWEIPQDRPEGFGYRKGQLYCEAVAITPILERVGTPTYIYSYHLLMSRYQRFFEAFQELNPLICYSMKANGSLAVLKALTDTGAGLDIVSGGELYKAQRVGLEGDRIVFAGVGKTAAEIEEALHAKILLFNVESIEELQLINQVAGKMRVKASVSLRINPDVQPGTHNYMTTGKAGTKFGLDLQTVQDLFQYRDQYANIKFSGVHLHIGSQITQIQPFADALQKVVPLIQQCKEQGHPLEWVNLGGGLGIDYRDGAEGSPEELAQAVIPILKELGVKLILEPGRFIVGPAGVLAGKILYVKETPAKKFVITDIGMNDLMRPALYQAYHRITPVKQPPEEAMQLQIADVVGPVCETGDFVAQDREMAPVAAGDFLVVSEAGAYGFSMASNYNARLRPAEVFVIGDHYYIVREREEYPDLIKGESIPLELT; translated from the coding sequence ATGAACGAACCGAACGAGCAGAGAGAACAGCAGGACGGTGGGTCCGAGGATCTACAGAAGCGGCGCCGGCGCCGCGGAAGGCGTCGGTGGAAGAACCGGGGAGGATCCTCAAGTTCTGGAAGCCCCGAAGAATCCCAGCCGGGTGCGCTTGAGAATCAATCTTCCGATGAAGATCCCGAAACGCCCGGGGGGCAGGAAGCAGAGGGGCAAATTCAACAGGGCGAAGTAGCGGTTCAGGAGGTTCAGGAGGAGACTGCAGAGACAATCTCGCCGGCGGTGTGGGAAATCCCTCAGGACAGGCCCGAGGGATTTGGGTATCGTAAAGGCCAGCTCTACTGTGAGGCCGTGGCCATAACGCCTATCTTGGAGCGCGTGGGCACGCCCACGTATATTTACAGTTATCACCTGTTAATGTCGCGCTACCAGCGTTTCTTTGAAGCTTTTCAGGAACTTAACCCGCTCATTTGCTATTCCATGAAAGCCAACGGCTCTTTGGCCGTTCTCAAGGCCCTGACGGACACGGGTGCAGGTTTGGATATTGTTTCCGGCGGGGAGCTTTACAAGGCACAGCGTGTGGGCTTGGAAGGAGACCGTATTGTCTTTGCCGGTGTAGGAAAGACAGCGGCCGAGATTGAGGAAGCTCTGCACGCCAAGATCTTGCTCTTTAATGTGGAATCTATCGAGGAACTGCAACTCATTAACCAAGTCGCCGGGAAGATGCGTGTCAAGGCCTCCGTGAGCCTGCGCATTAACCCGGATGTACAGCCTGGCACGCATAACTACATGACAACGGGCAAGGCCGGAACCAAGTTTGGTTTGGATCTGCAAACGGTTCAGGATTTGTTTCAGTACCGGGATCAATACGCGAACATTAAGTTCAGCGGTGTCCATCTGCACATTGGTTCGCAGATTACACAGATTCAGCCTTTTGCGGACGCCCTTCAAAAGGTTGTGCCGTTGATCCAGCAATGCAAGGAGCAGGGACATCCCCTGGAGTGGGTGAATCTGGGCGGCGGGCTCGGTATTGATTATAGGGACGGGGCAGAAGGGTCTCCCGAGGAACTGGCCCAGGCAGTCATTCCCATACTCAAGGAGCTGGGTGTCAAATTGATCTTAGAACCCGGGCGCTTTATTGTGGGGCCTGCAGGTGTCTTGGCGGGCAAGATTCTGTATGTGAAGGAAACGCCGGCCAAGAAATTTGTGATCACGGATATCGGCATGAATGACCTGATGCGGCCTGCTCTATACCAGGCGTATCACCGGATTACTCCGGTCAAACAGCCGCCCGAGGAGGCCATGCAACTGCAGATTGCGGATGTAGTCGGTCCTGTCTGCGAAACGGGGGATTTTGTGGCGCAAGACAGAGAGATGGCGCCGGTTGCAGCGGGGGATTTTCTTGTTGTCAGCGAGGCCGGCGCGTACGGGTTCTCTATGGCAAGTAATTACAATGCACGACTGCGTCCTGCGGAGGTCTTTGTTATCGGGGATCACTACTACATTGTGCGGGAGCGTGAGGAATATCCGGATCTGATCAAGGGAGAGAGTATTCCGCTGGAGTTGACCTAG